ATTGCAATTTCTTCTATCTGTTCAAGACAAATCATCAATAATTAAATACAAAATACTAGAAGTGAGGAATATAATACTAGTGGCCGCAGCAACAATACCTGAATCGTTTACAGAAAAACCAACAATACAAGCAACAATAATTCCTGTCCAACCGATCCCTACCTTGCTATACTTTGATGACATATTTTTTATATGACCAATGGGTCTATATAGAAGCATTCCTAAAATAACAATAGCACTGATCAGTACCTTGCTCCAAACAGTTATGCCGATTAATCTTAAGTTCATTGAAATTTTTCGCATGATAATTTGGTATACTACAATGGGACCGCCAGCAGTGATTTGTTTAATAGCACCAGCTAAATGCGTTGGACTGTCTGAAATAAACAGATCAATGCCAGCCATAATTGCAACTGCCCCAACGATGCCCAAAGCAGTATATATTATTTTCTTTATATCCATACGTGCTCCCGATAGACGAATGGATACAAATATAAAAGCTGCTACTGCGGTTATGGTTCCACCTACATTTGCACCTAGGCTAGGGAGCCCAATGACTAGCACAACGAATATATAAAATAGGATGGTGCCATATATGTTCACTGCGTATTTTTCTATCAACACTGTCGTAAAAATAATCGTAGCACCAATCAATATACCCATATACTCATTACCGATGCCGTAATACCTTGCGCCTATGATTGGATCATAGCCCAGGAGGGAGTTCTTAATTAGATTTTGTCCCGTAACGATATCTACAATTAAGGCAAATACCAATAAAGCAGTAATACTTAGCAGTGTGTTCAGCGTATGGTTTTTAGTAAATCTATTCATTAATAATACGATACAAGTAGTGATGCCCACAAGTAGTAAATATGTAATTTCAACACTAGTCACACCAAAAACTGGCATGATCAATAAGGTCAATGGAACCACCATATTCCCTGCCAATGCGAATAATATATACTGATACCAATGGGGAGACAGTTTTTTTCTCACCATTATAAAAATAAAAGCAACGATAGAGATCAGGATTTCATATATTGCAAAACTATATAAAACGCGTGCTCTCTGTACGGAAGTATTGACTACTCTCAGATTCACATTTTTTATGTAATCCCAAGCATCTTCTTTTGGAATACTCTTTAATACTGTGCCTGTCATGTGATCGGAGGAGAGATCAAAATAAGATAGAACTGTTTGTCCAATGTCTACATTTCCTACAATTCCTTCCCTTTTTGTGGTATCTGAATATAGAACTTTTTCACCAAGCTTACCATCATAAATAATTAACGGCGTCAACCTTTCCCCTCTATTGATGGCCGCACTGGAAGGATACGGCGTTGTGATCAAAATTTTAGGAGAATCCTCTTTTAAATCCTTAGCTATTTTACCAATAAAATCATCAATTTCCACTAGAAGTTCTCTTCTATATTCCTCATACACTTCAGAATACACATTTTCTTTGTATCTTTCTAATCGCGCAATATCACCTAGTTCGATTACAATGAAATCAGATGCTGCGTATAGTTCTCGAAGTCTCTCTGATAATATAGAATAATTTGTTTTGATTCCAAAGGGTCTCGTAATATCTTCTTCTATTAATTCATCGCTTATATCACCATAATCTATGTAGCCTTTGGAATCCATTGCAATTAATGCAGCTGGTGTCAGCTGCACATCGTGGGCATTCATATTCCCTAGTACAGCTGTCTTATATCCATTCTCTCTTAAAACATTGCCTAGTTCACCTGGTATTGCACCATATTCACCCTTTTTATTTTGTTCTATTAACTTTCCAATGTCTATGCTAACAATACCACTTTCCGGAATTTTGCTACCGGTGCGTCTTTCATAAATTGCTCTAATTTCATCATCAACTTTGTAAAATAAGGACGTGGATTGTGAGACTTCCGACCTTACACCCCAGCCTAATGTTGCATAGGATTTAAACTCATTATTGGATCCAGATGCCTTGGTATTCATCAATGCAACAGAGCTTTCTTGCATCAGCTCTTTCAGACGAGGCATTTGATCTAAATCCTGCACTTCAATTCGATTTAATACAAATAGAACAACTTTCATTTTTTTTGATAAATCTGTGCGATTATTTTCTCCATAAGACACAAAGCTACTGACGATTATCCATACCATCAGTATCGATACAAAACGGATTGGCCTTATATTCAATTCATAATCACCTATTTCGTGTTTAAATATGACTTCAGTAATTCCTCTAGAAGCTCATCTCTCTCTATTTGTCTGATTAATGATCGTGCATTGTTATGACTTGTAATATATGTCGGATCTCCGGATAAAATATACCCAACAAATTGATTGGTAGGATTATATCCTTTTTCTTCTAAGGATTGATATACCGTAAAGATGATCTCTCGAGCTTTTTTCTCCTTATCCTTATCTAAGTCAAATTTCATTGTAAAATTTAAATTATCAGTCATGATGATTCCCCTTCCTAATTATTCTAATAATATTCTATCATATTATACCCCCTTACTGTAAGTAGTATCAAATTTACAATTCGGTTACAGATACATCTTCTCTATCCGATGGAGTGCACAGTTTATCATAGAAGTATTATAGACATATATCTTAAAAATATTTCCTAGAAAGAAAAAATATATAATTTGAGTGATACAATTCAAAAGGCAACCAGAGTATCCGATTGCCTTTGATTATGAAAAAAATGCTTTCAAGTTTTAGTCCATTTACAATTTCCCACTGCCTTAATGAATGTGGTACCTCTTATTGATTCAGTTGATTAACTAATATTTCTTTTACAGTATCTAAAGCTTCTTGGATTTTCTGTGGATTTTTTCCACCTGCTTGCGCCATATCCGGTCTTCCACCACCGCCACCGCCAGCAATTTTAGCCGCCTCTTTCACTAGATTACCAGCATGAACACCTTTTGAGACAGCATCTTTCGTAGCCATAGCAACAAAGTTAACCTTATCCTGATTACTAGATCCTAGAACAATAACACCGGATCCTATTTTTTCTTTAAGAACATCGCCGATCTTTCTTAAATCGTCCATCTCCTGATTCTCTAGAACCTCAACAACAACATTTATGCCACCAACCACTGTAGCTTTATCTAAAATATCTCCAGTAGAATTACTTGCAAGCTGACTCTTTAACTTGTTTATTTCTCTGTCTTTTTCTTTTGTCTCATGTACCAGATCTGCTACTCTCTCTACTACATTTTGAACCTGAGTCTTTAAGGTGTCTGCAATTTCCTGTATGGTTTTCTGATTCTTTTGTACATATTTGTAAGCTTCCATACCCGTAATCGCTTCGATTCTTCTTACACCAGCAGCGACGCCTGCTTCACTTAACATAATAAACATACCGATTTCACCGCTATTAGTTACATGTGTTCCACCGCATAGCTCTGTACTGTACTCTCCAACCTTTACAACCCTTACCACGTCGCCATATTTTTCTCCGAATAATGCTTGTGCACCAATCTTTTTTGCATCTTCTATAGAAGTTTCAAATGTTCTTACATCCAATGCCATTAGAATCTGTTGATTTACTTTCTCTTCAATTTGTGTTATTTGATCTTTCGTTAATCCTTCAAAGTGAGTAAAGTCAAACCGAAGTCTATCCGGTGTTACCAAAGAACCCGCTTGATGAACATGCTCTCCAACAATATCTCTCAATGCTTTGTGAAGTAAATGAGTTGCTGTGTGGTTTCGTGCGGTACTCATTCTCGTTACCATATCCACTTTTGCCTTTACTTCATCGCCAATCTTGATTGTTCCCTCTTCTACTCGAACCACATGGTGTACTTGATTGTGCGGACCTTTTTTAGTATCCAATACAGATAATCTTACAGCTTCATTATATAAAGTACCGATATCACCTACCTGTCCTCCACCCTCTCCATAGAAAGCAGTCTCGTCCAATATCACAGTGGCTTCTTTACCCTTGTCACATTGCTCTACAACAGTGTCATTGCTTACAATGGCCAATACCTTTCCTTCCACTTCAAAGTTCGTATATCCTTTAAATGCTGTTTGAATCTCTTTATCTAAACCAGAGAAGATATCTTCCTTCCAGCCTTCAGTATCTGCACCGATTCTAGCATCTCTTGCTCTTTGTCTTTGCTTTTCCATCTCACTCTCAAAGCCAGTTTCATCTAGAGATAATCCTTTTTCTTCTAAGATTTCTTTTGTTAAATCAAAAGGAAATCCATAAGTATCATATAGTTTAAAAGCATTTACACCACTTAGTACAGTTTCCTTTAAGGTGACAAGCTCTTCAATATATTGATTTAAAATATCCATTCCTTGATCGATGGTTTCCATAAATCTTTCTTCTTCAACTTTAATAACTCGCTTGATGTAGTCCTTATTATCAACGAGCTCCACATAGGTTTCTCCGTAATTGTCAGCAACTCTATCTACCAGCTCATATAAAAACGCTCGGTTCACGCCCAGTAGCTTTCCATGCCTTGCTGCTCTTCTCAATAATCTTCTTAAAACATAGCCTCTACCCTCATTACTTGGAAGAATTCCATCGCCAATCATTAAGGATATGGAACGAACATGATCCGTTATAATTCGAATTGAAACATCGGTTCTCTCATCTTTTTTATATTCAGAACTTGTAATTTTACATACGCTATTTAATATATCCTGCATGGTATCAATGTCAAATATAGAGTCTACACCTTGCATGATACACGCCATTCTTTCAAGTCCCATCCCTGTATCAATATTGGGATTTGGCAGAGGATGATAGTTTCCCTCTTCATCTCGATCAAATTGAGTAAATACATGATTCCAAAACTCTACATATCGATCACACTCACAGCCTGGTTTGCATTCTTCACAGCCACAACCGTAATCCTCTCCACGGTCAAAGTAAATTTCAGAGCAAGGACCACACGGACCTAGACCAATCTCCCAGAAGTTGTCCGCTTTTCCTAAGCGAACAATTCGTTCTTCCGGTAAGCCAATTTGTTTATTCCAAATTTCAAAGGCTTCATCATCATCCACATATACGGTTGCCCAAAGCTTATCCACCGGTAACTCTAGATTTTTTGTTACAAACTCCCATCCCCATGTCAAAGATTCTTTCTTAAAATAATCGCCGAAGGAGAAGTTTCCAAGCATTTCAAAAAAAGTCGCATGCCTTGCTGTTCTACCAACATTCTCAATATCTCCTGTACGAATGCATTTCTGACAAGTAGCCATTCTCTTTCCTGGCGGCTCCTCAAGCCCTGCAAAGTAAGGCTTGAGCGGTGCCATACCAGAGTTTATCAATAGTAAGCTCTTGTCCTTTTGCGGTACCAAAGGAGCACTTGGATGTATGATATGTTCTTTACTTCTGAAAAATTCTAAAAATTCTTTTCTGATTTCATTTACACCTAATTTTTTCATAGTATTCCTCCTCTATTATAAATAAAAAAATAAAATTTGATCGTTCTCTCTCACAAACTTTATGACACATTTAATTTTAAACACTACTTAAATTTTCAAGTGCTTAAAATAAAAAAACTCCCATCCATACAATAATAAAACTGTAGGGACGAGAGTGTTCTCGCGGTACCACCCTAATTATTGCTAAAATATAGCAATCACTCTAGGAATAAAGTATAACGGCTTTGCCGATAATCTCTACTGAAATTCAAGATTATTGTTCAGAGACTGCTTCCCATGGTATATCTAAAGGTTTTTCAGCCTAGAACCTTTTCTCTAGAAGAATCTATCCATAGTACTCCTTCTCATCATCACTTTTAACAATATATTTTATATGCATTATATATAACATAGTATATTTTGTCAATATACAACTAAAAATTTGCAATATAATTTATAAAGTGTTTGCCAATGACTTTAATAATGCCGGCTGCTGGAACCGCAATTAAAAGACCCAGCACACCGAAAAACTTACCACCAATAATTAAAGCCAATATAACAACAATAGGGTGAATTCCAACCTTATCAGAGATTATTTTAGGTGAAATAATAGAGCTTTCAGCTTGTTGGATAACAAAGAATAATACGATAACCCATAGAACTTTATTTAGTCCGCCAAAAGAAGCAAAAATAATCCCTGGTATGATTCCTATAATTGGACCAAAATAAGGTATTAAATCGGCAAATCCTGCAACGATTCCCACTAAGACTGCAAATTCTACCCGTAAGATCATCATGATAATTGTCGTTAGAACACCTATGATGAATGCCACAATCAATTGACCTCTGATGAACCCGCCCAAAACACCATCGATATCCTTAGATAAGTCAATAATCCCCTTTCTAAAATACTTAGGAATCAACAAGATCAACATTTTTTTAAACTTTTCTTTGTCTTTGAGAAAATAGAACGCTAATATCGGTGTTATAACAATATTTAGTAGCTTCGATACAACTCCGATCACCGAGTTCGTCACCGAGCTTAAAATCTTCAATATAATTTCCTCTAATTTTCTATTATCTAATTTTAATATATCTTTGACACCTTGAAATTCCACAGGTAAATTTTCAATAATGTTATTATAATTGATATATTTATCATATATGTATCCGAAACTGCCTTCCTTTAAATTTGGTAGTGAATCTAACAGCCTTCTGATTTCAGCAGTCATTTTAGGGAGTAACGAAAGCGAAAATACCAGAACTCCTCCACTAATTATAAAATAAACGATAAATACAGCCCAAATTCTTTGGATTCCTTTATTTTCTATATAGTTAACAAAAGGATTAAAAATATAAGCGATGATAATTGCGTATAAAAATGGAGAAATGACATCATATAAAACGGTACCCGACTGAAATAATAATATCACACAAAAAACACCGAGAAAAACTAATCCTACGTATAGAATTTGTTTTTTTCCAATATTGATTGCTTTATTTCTGTCTACATATTGATTTCCAATATGGATTAAAAAATAAATGATAAAGAAAAGCAATATTAGAACTAAAAATTGTGTTAGAAATTGTATAATATTTGTAAATTCTTTATTTGTAGCCAGCGTTCTAAAGCTTCTAGAAACAATCTCCACTGTTTCCTTACTATTCAAGATTTTACCTCCTAGCTTTTATTTAAATTCAAATCAAAATCCATTCTATTTATATAGTATTTGTAAAAATGATAGAATACTACTTTCCTTATTTTTTTATTTTATTGAATATGCCTCTACCCAAAGATAGAGGCATCCCTATTAATAAGGTCCAGATTAGAACATATCTAAATCTTTCATAAATCCGAAAGCCTTTTTGCCTTTTTTCATCATCTTTCTTCGTCCTCTAGAGGACATATTTGAAGCTGCATACATACCTACAGTGGCACCAATAATACCAGCTGTAATCCATCCTTTTGTCATGTTTCTATGCATATAGTTCACTCCTTTCTGTTTTATATCTATATTTTCTGCTAGTTTAACTTATCTATACCAAGTATTTTTTTGAATCCACCTTCCTGTTGGATCATACGAACGCTTTCTTCCAATAAAATTTTGCATTCCTCTAAGATAATTTCCTCAATGATGGGCAGAAATGAATATCCATGAATCAGGTCGTCAAATACACCCTCACTTACAATCAACCCTAAAATTTTTCCGCTTTTTATTTGGATTAATACATCTTTTACAATGCCAAATATTTTATTATTGGCATATATTTCATAGCCAATAATTTTTTTATACGATTTCAATAGCTCATGGATATCTTCACAATCTTCAATATTTAGAATATCTTCTACAGAAGATATTACAACGCCTTCATTCGTGATATCCTTTACCTTTTCAAAAAAAAGGAACTCATTCCATTTTTCTGATTTTGGATTTTTAACGCAAAACCCAATGATTTTAAACTCTCTCAAACAATAAATGGTCTGTACTATTTCATAGTTCAACGCTCCATAACGTTTATCTAATAGCGTCATTCCAATCAACTTACTTTCTTTAATCACAAATATCCCTCTTTTCTCTATCTCTACTTCCTTATTTTGTAGATAAAAAACAAAAAAAATGCAGGCATTGCCTGCATTTTTTTACATAAGCTAGGAGTATCTATGAAATTATCTATTCTTCCTCTTCGTGATCGTGGTGGTCATGATCTTCATCTGGAACAAAACCTTCCAATTCTTCATAATGTACGTTGTTTTCTTTTGCATAATTATAAATAGCAGCCTTAACCGCTTGCTCCGCTAATACAGAGCAATGCATTTTTACAGGAGGAAGTCCATCTAAAGCTTCTGCAACAGCTTTATTTGTCAGTTGCAATGCTTCTTTTACCGTTTTTCCTTTAATCATTTCTGTTGCCATACTGGAAGTCGCAATAGCAGAACCGCAACCAAATGTTTTAAACTTTACGTCTACGATCACATCATTCTCTATCTGAAGATACATTTTCATAATATCTCCACATTTTGCATTACCAACCTCACCTACGGCTTGAGCTTTTTCTATCTCCCCAACATTTCTCGGGTTCATAAAATGGTCCATTACTTTTTCACTATACATTATTTATTTCCTCCTTTTACCTTTTCATACAAAGGTGACATTTGTCTTAATCTATCTACGATTGGTGGTAATTTTTCAATCACATAATCAACATCTTCCTCCGTATTAAAATCACCGACGGTTAATCTCAAAGAGCCGTGAGCGATTTCGTGTGACAATCCAATGGCCATTAACACATGGGATGGATCTAGGGAGCCAGATGTGCAAGCAGATCCGCTGGACGCTGCAATACCTACCATATCTAAGCTTAATAGGAGGGATTCTCCTTCTATAAATTCAAATGAGATGTTTACATTTCCAGGTAATCTCTTCGTTGGATGTCCATTTAATTTTGTATAGGGAATGGTCTCCATAATTTCTTTAATTAAACGATTCCTCATGGTTTCCATCTTGTTGATATGACCTTCCATATTTTCATATGCTAATTCTGCGGCTTTACCAAACCCTACAATTCCTGGGATATTTTCTGTACCTGCTCTTCTTCTCTTCTCTTGAGCACCACCGTGAATCAACGGATGAATCCTTAAGCCTTTTCTAATGTATAAAGCACCTACACCTTTTGGTCCGTAGACCTTGTGTGCTGAAATCGACAGTAAATCTACACCAAGCTCATGAACATCTATAATTTCATTACCATATGCTTGTACCGCATCTGTATGGAAAATGATATTTTTCTCTTTTGCCAAATGAGCAATTTCCTTAATCGGTTGAATTGTGCCAATCTCATTATTTGCATACATAATAGTGATCAAAATTGTATTCTCTTTAATGGCATTTTTTAAATCATCCATATCTATTAAACCATATTGATCTACATCCAAGTAAGTTACTTCAAAGCCCTCTTTTTCTAAATATTCACATGTATGTAGAACAG
Above is a genomic segment from Alkaliphilus oremlandii OhILAs containing:
- a CDS encoding IreB family regulatory phosphoprotein — its product is MTDNLNFTMKFDLDKDKEKKAREIIFTVYQSLEEKGYNPTNQFVGYILSGDPTYITSHNNARSLIRQIERDELLEELLKSYLNTK
- the alaS gene encoding alanine--tRNA ligase, whose protein sequence is MKKLGVNEIRKEFLEFFRSKEHIIHPSAPLVPQKDKSLLLINSGMAPLKPYFAGLEEPPGKRMATCQKCIRTGDIENVGRTARHATFFEMLGNFSFGDYFKKESLTWGWEFVTKNLELPVDKLWATVYVDDDEAFEIWNKQIGLPEERIVRLGKADNFWEIGLGPCGPCSEIYFDRGEDYGCGCEECKPGCECDRYVEFWNHVFTQFDRDEEGNYHPLPNPNIDTGMGLERMACIMQGVDSIFDIDTMQDILNSVCKITSSEYKKDERTDVSIRIITDHVRSISLMIGDGILPSNEGRGYVLRRLLRRAARHGKLLGVNRAFLYELVDRVADNYGETYVELVDNKDYIKRVIKVEEERFMETIDQGMDILNQYIEELVTLKETVLSGVNAFKLYDTYGFPFDLTKEILEEKGLSLDETGFESEMEKQRQRARDARIGADTEGWKEDIFSGLDKEIQTAFKGYTNFEVEGKVLAIVSNDTVVEQCDKGKEATVILDETAFYGEGGGQVGDIGTLYNEAVRLSVLDTKKGPHNQVHHVVRVEEGTIKIGDEVKAKVDMVTRMSTARNHTATHLLHKALRDIVGEHVHQAGSLVTPDRLRFDFTHFEGLTKDQITQIEEKVNQQILMALDVRTFETSIEDAKKIGAQALFGEKYGDVVRVVKVGEYSTELCGGTHVTNSGEIGMFIMLSEAGVAAGVRRIEAITGMEAYKYVQKNQKTIQEIADTLKTQVQNVVERVADLVHETKEKDREINKLKSQLASNSTGDILDKATVVGGINVVVEVLENQEMDDLRKIGDVLKEKIGSGVIVLGSSNQDKVNFVAMATKDAVSKGVHAGNLVKEAAKIAGGGGGGRPDMAQAGGKNPQKIQEALDTVKEILVNQLNQ
- a CDS encoding AI-2E family transporter, which encodes MNSKETVEIVSRSFRTLATNKEFTNIIQFLTQFLVLILLFFIIYFLIHIGNQYVDRNKAINIGKKQILYVGLVFLGVFCVILLFQSGTVLYDVISPFLYAIIIAYIFNPFVNYIENKGIQRIWAVFIVYFIISGGVLVFSLSLLPKMTAEIRRLLDSLPNLKEGSFGYIYDKYINYNNIIENLPVEFQGVKDILKLDNRKLEEIILKILSSVTNSVIGVVSKLLNIVITPILAFYFLKDKEKFKKMLILLIPKYFRKGIIDLSKDIDGVLGGFIRGQLIVAFIIGVLTTIIMMILRVEFAVLVGIVAGFADLIPYFGPIIGIIPGIIFASFGGLNKVLWVIVLFFVIQQAESSIISPKIISDKVGIHPIVVILALIIGGKFFGVLGLLIAVPAAGIIKVIGKHFINYIANF
- a CDS encoding PRC-barrel domain-containing protein, producing the protein MIKESKLIGMTLLDKRYGALNYEIVQTIYCLREFKIIGFCVKNPKSEKWNEFLFFEKVKDITNEGVVISSVEDILNIEDCEDIHELLKSYKKIIGYEIYANNKIFGIVKDVLIQIKSGKILGLIVSEGVFDDLIHGYSFLPIIEEIILEECKILLEESVRMIQQEGGFKKILGIDKLN
- the nifU gene encoding Fe-S cluster assembly scaffold protein NifU, whose amino-acid sequence is MMYSEKVMDHFMNPRNVGEIEKAQAVGEVGNAKCGDIMKMYLQIENDVIVDVKFKTFGCGSAIATSSMATEMIKGKTVKEALQLTNKAVAEALDGLPPVKMHCSVLAEQAVKAAIYNYAKENNVHYEELEGFVPDEDHDHHDHEEEE
- the nifS gene encoding cysteine desulfurase NifS, whose translation is MNRRVYFDYSATTPMKKEVLEEMLPFFNTDFGNPSSIHSYGRQGKTALDIARDKVAKTLNAKSEEIFFTGGGSEADNWAIKGAAFASRSKGNHIITTKIEHHAVLHTCEYLEKEGFEVTYLDVDQYGLIDMDDLKNAIKENTILITIMYANNEIGTIQPIKEIAHLAKEKNIIFHTDAVQAYGNEIIDVHELGVDLLSISAHKVYGPKGVGALYIRKGLRIHPLIHGGAQEKRRRAGTENIPGIVGFGKAAELAYENMEGHINKMETMRNRLIKEIMETIPYTKLNGHPTKRLPGNVNISFEFIEGESLLLSLDMVGIAASSGSACTSGSLDPSHVLMAIGLSHEIAHGSLRLTVGDFNTEEDVDYVIEKLPPIVDRLRQMSPLYEKVKGGNK